ATTAAAATGCTATTTAATCTTTTGCATTTTGCACTGAGATCGGGTTCTCGTGCACCGCTGCAGCTTCGCTTCCTGCCTCAACAATGGCTTTCCGCAggaatttgtttgtgttttgggaCATTAACTTTACACACTCTGCTGTCGTTGAGGACGGCGAAGGAAGTTATGTAATGGAAGTGCCATAAACCTCAGCGCTGTTTGAAAACGCCAGCTCTCCCCGCTTAAGAAAGAACAGAGCAGGCGGGAccctctgattttttttttttttttttgcagggcCTGCGTTTATGCAGGCCAGACGCACGGGTTCAGATGCTTGTTGTTAGTTTTATGATGTCAGCCTGCAGAATACTGAACTGGGAGAAGTAACGCTGCAGCATAATCTCTGCTTGGAAACCTGGTTGAGGCGTGGAAAGTTGGCAGAGGACGTGGTTTCTTTGTTACCTCCAGCCTCTCCTGCCACCGGCCTTTGTTTTATATCTTTTCTGCGTCGGGCACTTGAGAGTGGACAATTTGTTTAggcagctgaagatggagctgtgCGCGGCGGAGGATTATGAGATAGCTGCGTGATTTGTGGGTGGGATCACCTTGGAGCCCCAGTTCAAACATCCAACACTTTGCAGGGTGTTAAATTATGATAACCGCACCATAAACATCCTGAATTTAAAAACGCAAAAATGAAAGGAATCTCCAGCTGGTTCAGACCTTGTTCACCTTTCACTCTGTTGCAACGGAGAAGATAAATATGATGACGTGGGATTTGGTGCGAAGTAGCGTTAAAATGCTAAAAGTAGGTGAACTGAAAAGAAGCAGCTCTGCTCTTGAAAACAACCAGAGCTCGTCTTTTTCCCCTTCCTTCAAATTTGTCCAGTAAGTCCCACATTCCTTTTGTGAAAAACACTCGTGAGTCAGTGAAACTGTGGGGATTTTGTTCCTCCCCACTTTTACACACACTTTTTCTGTATTCTTCCAATTCAACACTGCGCTTATTAATTAACACCAGggcctttctttttttctctctctctcagcttcataaattatatttttataattgaCAAAtgcagcgctcctcacatttGGAAGTATTTGTAATGCCCCGCGGTTCAACGCGTCCGACCTGTCCGCATGGATTCTTCAGACAAATGATGGTAGGAAATGCTTTCTGTCGCTTTGAACGCCGTAGAGGGCAGCTCTGAGCAGCTTCACCTTGGACTGATAAAAGCCATGAAATATCGCTTTGTTTATCCGGCCGCGCTATCAAAGGAGCCCGAGTCTTACCCAGTGTATTCTCAAAATCTTATAAATCTAGTGAATTTATGTCGCTCTGACTCGGGGACCTCACTGTGCCCTTCTGGTTTCCATTGAGTCCCACAGTCTGTACCTgtaaagcttctttttttttctagccaGGATTTAGCGTGCTGACCCCCCTGGCTCTCAAAGGCCACTCAGGGACCAGACCATTAGACCCGGACCTCTTCTTGTGCAGCAGTGCCCTCCTTCTAATCAAATGAGGCTGGGAGTGATTTGGTTTTAATACCGGTGGCCCGGATGCGACGGGCTGTGCGGTTGACGGGGTGTGATGAAGAGCAGGATGTCGGCAGGGTGAAAAGTACAATTAATGGTATTGCTCATTCCGCAGAGTGGGGGTGGCCACGCGGTTGGAGGTTGGCTCAGCCCGCCTCGCACCTCCACGTCCCCGGTGCACTGTGAATGCCCTCTCACCTCCTGCACTCGTCCTGTGCTCGAGTTGCTGAACAAAACTTGAAAGTGTAGCTTCATCCGCTCATATTGACAACCGTATACTCACTACTGTTGGGCCGAAGGAGGAACAAAACACCCCATCATTGTGTTTTATAGCCTATAATTGTGTAGTGGGAggcagtgccccccccccctccatagGTCACCTTCtaatggctgtttgtgtgttgttttagtGGCAGATTTACATGTGGGAGGGGCCCAGAGCGATGATTTACGCGCAGCAGtgccaccgcccggctcagtgactgCTCCCTGTGTGTTCCAGGTGATAGTGCAGTCTGGCCGCCAGCCCAGCGTGCTGCAGAAACTGTGTCAGCTGCCCTTCCAGTACTTCAGCCACCCGCGCCTCATCCGAGTGCTCTTCCCCTCGCTCATTTCGGCCTGCTACAACAACCCGCACAACAAGGTGATCCTGCAGCAGGAGATGAGCTGCGTGCTGCTGGCGACGTTCATCCAGGTAAGCCTCCAGGAGACCGGGTCCACACGCCACGGCACCAGAACCCTCACAGCGGACCGAGGGAATGTGAATACGAATTACGCCCTACGTCTCAAAACACACTCGGATATTCAGAATTCAAACCCTGGCCTCCCTCCAACCTCTGCTCATCCTGGTGAATCTGTAGCAGGCAGGTCCTTAGATAAATGGCTTTGCTCACAGTGGATTTACCTGCCACTGGTTCAGCTCCCAGTAAACAGCTTGTCTCCTTCATCTTCCTACGACAACGCGGCTCTCGCCACCCTGCAACCACCACTGTTTAGACACAGATTAGCTCCCATTCAAAGGGAGACGCGCCATTGTCATTTCTTTCAAACAAGCAGTAATGCATGGCGTCTCGCCCCGCTGCCCTCATTGTTGGGTTAACCTCGAGAGCATTCCTCACAGTGAAACAATTTGATGCAGCTCGGTTCTATTCTATGTGGCGTTGGCCGGAAAAGGTAGGATTGATTAGCAAACTGAAAATAACCTACTGTGTGTGCTTGTAGTATTTCTTTTTATAGTAGCTGCTAATGCTCCTTATTAAATCGCCCCCAGGACTGTGCTGCTAACGAGAAAGACACCGACAACAAGGCGAAGCAAGGAGGTGCGTTATTCTGGAAATTGTATGAAATGCATTATTAGTTGGactgatttaatttatttttacacctaagtaataatgataatataaataaactattaataattaaactgtttttgatatttttattttgcacttCATTGTggtattcattattcatttttctCTTGTCACTCAGACTTGCTGTTCTGAGTGTGATTTGatcaaatgctgtttttttgccCATGAGGATTTTTGTTTCACGTCCACATAATAAAGTCGctcatttctctttctctagTTTACCAGCTGCTGGATTACTGCGAGTTGTCCAACCGCTTCCCAAGAGATCAGTGGGACTCTGCGCTGCAGTTCTTTCTCAAGAAGCAGGAGGAATGATGGAGGTTGCACACTGCTCAGAATGGAGAAGCACAATACAAACACTACAAAAGGGACTGAGACGCGTCCgtgtttctctgtttctgttccctttTTACTGACTTCAGATCTACGTTCTTCGAACTGTCAAATGTAAAGTTTGTGAAGCCTTTTTCGGTGTTTGCTGCCTCATAAGAATTACTTTGCACACGTGTTTTTGTACGTTAACAGTTCCGTTGTGAATGTTAGATTCTCTTTAAAACAGTGACAACATAATTTGAAATATAATGTATTTAAACTGTAATAATTTGCCAAATATTTTCATCAATATTAGGTTAATTTATTGTATGTGTCTCATGTGAATGAAAAATAACTATTCTACATTATGCTAGTTACAGTTTATGTGATCTGTTTGAATATATGTTCAGATTTCTATTTTTTAAGATCacatcttttccttttctctcttcaTTTAAGAGAAACATGAGATTAATATAAGTTATTGTATAATTTACCTTCatcatataaaataaaagacttTGTTATTCACTGTCTATTTGGTTTCATTCtgtacaaaacaaattaaaacctACTAATGACTGTGATTCAAACACCAACACGTTTGTATTATGTACTGAGGTTTTAAGACCTAATGGATcatgaaaatgtttattttgcctGTGGTTTGAGTGAAAAAATGTATAACGTATATTTGGACATTATTTTCTCTCTCTAAACCTGgctattattttaaatatttcaatgtTTGACCTGTATTCAACATACAGTGACCGTTTTTGTTTAGAAGTACTTGTCAACATCATTGCTGCCTCTAGTTTTGCACTTATGACAATTATGTATTCAGAAGTGagcatttgtttgctttttaaaactGATAATCTGTTTATTAGtttttatcttgtgtttttttttcagatttgcaTAAATTGTTCCCGCATAAATTACATCGGCATATCTTAAAGACCTAATGAGATTTTGAATTTCACCTAGGATCCATTTCCTTCACTGATAAAAGTCGATCCTCCCCAACAAATTGTTGGGGTGTAGTGTGTCAGGCCCAGCTTGACCTGCTTGCTCTCCTGTCCAGAGGCTATTTGCCGATCAGGATACCTACTGGAATGAAAATAAACTCGAGGCACGCCAGGATGCGTCCGCCGGCTGGGAGTCCCCTCAGCGCTGCGCGGCTGCACGTTTTGTTGTGGGTCCATTCAGTGTATCCTTTACAGGTGATGCCAGATGCAGATAAGGGGCCGCCGCTGCCTGTCCTCTGTCTAGACTTGCAACTATGGGCCTCGGGTTGGACGTGCACTAAGACGTTTGTTTAAATAGGATCATTTTTTCTCGTTGTGTTACTATAACGGAAACAAAACAGTATTTGCAGGCCACTTGGAAgtcataatattaataataacattaaaccGGGACCTGCACCTATTGTGGCGGATTCAGTGACCTATGGGGCAAATGGTTAATATGTTGTCATCCATCAGTCACTGATCCACTTGGCCCAGAAACTGAGCGAGCCTTGCGGGCCAAGGGTTTAGGCAACTAAAACTAATCAGAGtaagaagaagaatagagaaactGAAAATTTGTTGTGGCTGAAATGCCCATTGTCTGATTGCCCAAGTAACttatattaaattaaactaattaaattCCTGCAGGAGCTCGTCGAGATCGGCTTAAAGCATTTTCCAGGCAACAGATGCGTGTTCGTTTTCCTCAAAACTGATTTATTTTCTCGGCTTTAATTGTTCTGACGGCTTGCGGAACAAATGGATTTTGCATGCAATATTCAGTTAGACCTATGTTTTTATTGATAAGATCGACTATGTCTGTCaccataataaataataataacttattTTCTGGAGGAAACGCCAACAATGCGCATGTTTCGTTATTAGTTTAGGTAATTTACACGAGTCGACAGTGACACTTGGAAATCATGCACATCTACACAGTTTGTATTTTCCTGATAAACATACTGTTAAGCATTAACGTTGAGACGTCCAGTAGCTACACGCTGACGCGCTGCCACAACATCCTCCCCACGTTATGTCCAGTTCGACCATTGGCATCATGTAGAGGTCAAGGTGTCCCGTTCCCAGACGCCCCGTTAACATGTCCTGCTGTcctgctgaagtgtccttgagcaaaatAGTGAGCTAAAGTGTCTAAATGTGAAAAGGAACAGTCGGGCCTCCAGTACTCCACAGGGGACCTCGAAGATAATCCACCCCGATCCGTTATTCGCTGTTGCGTCTCACTGAGCCATTTGCGCGTCTCTAAGGGCCACGGGGGCTCCAGCTGATCCCGGGGGGGTCTCCTCACGTGTCGACGGGACTCGGGACCATACTGTTCGGAGTGTCCGGTAACTGCGACGACAGGGAGGTCACGTCGCTGCCCGAGGAGTTTCCCAGAGACCCCGATTCAGAGAAAGACACCTGCCGAACACAACAGAGCTTAATAACGGAAATAAAGGCCTTCGTTTCCCTCTTGGCAGCGTGTGATGAATGTGAGGGGTTTAATGATTTAGGGACAACTgattgtttcatttatttttctagtttttatACCCATTGAAAACATATGTCACATTACATCACGACGCATCAGAGACACCATCAGCATATCAATTGGCTCCACGTGGGGGCCGAAACGGTTGCGCAATAATCAGCCTGTTTGCGCCGaagtggcgtgtgtgtgtgtgtgtgtgtgtgtgtgtgtgtgtgtgtgtgtgtgtgtgtgtgtgtgtgtgtgtgtgttacgcaTTTGTATTCTGATTTATGATGAGCGTCGTAACCCTACCAGCTGCTGGAAGGCGGGTTGGTCCAGGTCGCTCTGCAGGGCGAAGTCGCTGAGGCTCTTCCACGGTGGCTGGTAGGTCTGCACCTCCACGGGATTCCCCTGCACGGCGTTGTCGTGTCGGATGGGGCTGCCCGCCACCAGAGGCGTGCCTGTCAGGCCCTGCAGATTCTGGAGGAGAAACGAGAACGCTCAGTTCAACAAGTCCTGCTTTCTTATActgtctaataatatatatttttgtattatgtAATTTATAACTTGTGTtttatgattgttttttttttatttatctttgaaGGCGAGGACGTCAACATAAGATAGAACAaactaaatattataaaacaagaCATTCGTGAGAATTAACAAATATCTAATGTGCAAAATCCATAATAAAATTCAATAAACctgtaaaatagaaaaaatgtgATGTTGCGTGTAGAAAATATGTAAGCTTATCTATTATGAATACTGGATTTATGTGTATTTTcttatttgttaaaataaaagccagTGTTTGAAATATATAAACTGGATTAATGATATAACTCCAAAATCTGATCTACTATGTTTTCGTTTCGTTTCAGTGATGACActtaatttttttctttgttattgcTTAATATCACTTGGCTGCTCTTTCTTGCAGTCTGTTGACTTTGGCCCATTTTCCTACAATTACTAGATTAACCAGAAGTGGCGCCAGCCACAAAAATAGGGAGTATTCATTATTTGTCCTCGGGAGCTGCGCAGCGTAAAAGCACTGTTATCTCACGGTCTTGtcgttgtgctgctgctgctggagctgcttcatCAGGATGGacttcttcttgtctttgcaGCGCTTGTTCTGAAACCAGACGCGGATGACCCTGGGGCTCAGGCCCGTcatctccaccagctgctccttcatCAGGGCGTCCGGTCGCGGGTTGGCGTTGTAGCACGTCCGCAGTGTGTGGAGCTGCTTCTCGTTCAGCACCGTCCGTACCCGGGTGGTCTTCTCGGTCTGCTTGTGGACGTGGTTCCGATGATGGGGAGGGTGGCGAACCGAAACCGGGTCTgaatgaaaaaaaggaaaccctcaattattttattttaatacatgtcataaacaagtgtttatgttttgttttaatttgccaAGAACAATTATAAAACgtaaacaagcaaacaacgTACACTGAAACTTACACTGACCACAGTTAGTgacatataaaataataaaaacatggtTATTATTTAGTTAAAATTTAGCTCCCAAGAAACatttagaaataataataataataataataataataacaacaataacaataacaataacaataataataataataataataataataataataataataataataataataataataataataataataataatatccatCTACCTGAAATGTGCAGCGGTCTGGTGTGGATGTTCCCCGGGCTCAGTGGGCTCCCTGCAGAGGCCCGCTCCACCAGCAAACTGTGGTCCGCCCGACACAGCAGCTCGTCGTCCCGCAGGGAGAACTCGTCTCCCGGCAAAAGGTGTCGACtgcacaccgagcaccgaaaaCACTCCATGTGATACACGTTGTCCCTGGCTCTCATCACCAGGTCGCTGCTGCAGAAGCCCGTGTTGCACTTTGCACACTTGATGCCAAATAACCTGAAAAACAGAGCGTGGCCTCGTGCGTTTAAGTTGGAAATACGCGAATCACGCGTCGGTTCAAGTTGCAATCAAGCGGTGCAACGGATGGTgctcatatttttttttttgcatgtttatGTGCAACGGATGAACTGTTTACAATCGGCCTTTTAAACGCAATCTAATCTCAGGTGCCCCCGTCCGCATCTCCCTGCTCAGCAGCCTGACGCCTCTGCACGCCGGTCAAGCCGAACAAAGCCTCACCTTGCGTAGTCTCTTTTACAGTAAGTCTTTCCGTCTCGGACGAAGCAAGTGCAGCTCTCGTCCAGGTACTGGCTGCACTCTGCACACTTGAGGCAGGCTGCATGCCACTCCAGGTCCGGGGAGACTCTCAGGATGTACTGGTCGTGTATCTGACTTCCACAGCCCACACACATTGCGATTCCCGACTTCTCTGTTTAAAGGGGTGACTCCATTAATACAACCCAGCATTTCTTTTAATCCCCAATGACATGTCTGTTGTTGCCCCCTCTTCATTTGAAGGAGAGCGATCACAACAAACATGTGGGTCTTTCTAAGAATACGActgaaatattatatattatcagAGCACATGCTAAAAATATCACCATGACAGGACACGGACAACTTTAAACACACGAGCACTGAAATAAGTTTATATGGAATTGTTGTATGGTTTCTGTAGAGGCTTTCCGCCTTATAATAATCGCCCTCGTTTATTAAAATAGTCTGCAGCTAAAGTTCAAAttcaagacacacacagattgagGTAAAAGCGCACAATAAATCCACAGAATGGAAACGGAGCAGTGACTTACTTTTTGAATGATCCCCCATATCATCCAAGAAAGAAGTGTTGAGAAGAATATCCACCATACAGGAGAAATAGCCCAGTGCACGCCGACAGATACAGGAGAGGAGCGGCAGACGAGACCGTCCCGTCCCTGGCTGGATGATAAACTTGTATTCCTCCACCGAGAGgtggagagaaaacaaagatTCTCGACCAGTGACGTCTGCAGACCTGGACCTCTATGGGTCCGGGAAGAGGGTGCCATGCAAATCCACTCCTAGACCCCTGCTTTTTTTCTATTGGCTTCTTCGACTGACTGCGAGAgacggtgtttttttttttaaattcggTATTACTGCAATGTCCGCACGTTTCTAGTTtcgaaagaaaaaaaaaaaacgcgatttttattttacagtcacAAGAACTTTGACATCAGTCGCTAGTTGTAGGATTGCAGTTTTTGTAAAACAATTTCTTATTATTTGGGAATTTGGCTTTGTATTGATGTAAACTAAATGCATCACGTTATGTCTGGAGTAAGGCTGCTGGAAACACGTCAATGTTATTACATTGAAATTTTCTACTTTTTTCACTTCTTATTCTATACATTTTATtcacaatttttatttttaatgcctttatttttataacattGCTTCTTACCATTCCAGTGGTAGAAATTTAATAATTACAAAAAACTGCTCTATTTTCTTTTGATGATTAAAACTTTCTTGCTCTTTGGCTCATCGGCGCCACTGTAGAGAGCCCTCTACTGGATGAGATATCTTCTGAAGCAGGTCAGGGAGAACTCAACTAGCATTTGACCATCACACTCAAAGTAAATCTATGAGATATAGCTGGTGATTGATAGCAGATAGACAGAAATAAACTAATTAGCCCAAATCTCTTaagttttcattttacaaggTTGTAGACCTGTTTTGCGTTTATAAAGAGGTGGGACAGCACAAAAATTGCACGTATTGTTTAAGTTGGAGAGGAACGCAATGTGTGTTGTATTTCCATATataattgttttctgtttgccCTCTACCTGGACTCGTTCAGAGGCTCATACACAATGTGCCTATATTCAACCAGTGTTGTCTATCAGTTCAGAATTGTGTTTCATGCGTCTTGAAATATCTGCAGATATAAATTTTCctcaggaaaatgtttttgGCTAAAATGTAATACACATTGACAGACCTTGATTTTGAAAGCGCGGGGTGACCGGAAGTTAGCGTTGTTGCTCGCCATATCTCGCGAGAACTCGTCGTAAACGTTAAATAACCTTTGGCACAGTTTCTGCAGCACTGAGGAGCGAGCAGCTACAGTGAAGATGAACAGGGCTTTTAGCAAAACGAGCCTCAAACATTTGGTAAGAGTGGGAAAGATCGCAGTTAATGAAACATCGACCCATTGGGCTTCTATCACGAAATGAAAAcgtgaatgaaaacatttgtaatGCATTGTTTTTAGGGAGCTGAGAGCTGCTTGGCTAATTCAGACGTAGCATTAGCTAACAGATGTCGTGCGAGTCGGTCATTCAGTGTGTTACATTTACGCGTGTGGCGGTGTTGTTTTGGGTAATTTGTTATTGGGTTAGTAGATATGTCGTAATGTAACTGAAATATAAGTAAAGAATTTGAGTATTTGAGCCAAAGGTCGCTTGAGTTAGCATAGCTAGCCTAGTGGTTATGATACCGTGTAAATGTTAAACAACAGTTAAAGTGCAACATGATCCACGCGTGTTGTCAGAagcttttgatttgttctgGGACGCGTAGCGTTTAATAGATCAATTATTGCATGTGGCacttctgctttttctctggTCGACTTTATCTGAATGACCTTTCATAACTGACACTTGGCCACATTGTGGAAGAAcatacaaatgttttataatataaatTCATTGACCTGCTCTTGAAGTAATATTTTCAGACTAAGGGTTCATCATGTGTGATAATTTCACGTGTAAAGCAGTTAATACAGCAAAGTCAGCTGCATTAATTGTGCAATTCATGCTGAGATGATGATTataatgatgattttttttttctccaacagaGTGGTCTCCTCCAAAGGTTTCAAAGCACCTTGGTGGTTGCAGAGCACAACAATGACAAGTTGACCCCCATTACGCTCAATGCCATCACTGCTGCCAGCAAGCTGGGTGGAGAAGTGTCTTGTCTGGTTGCTGGAACAAACTGTGCAAAGGTAAGTTAACCATTAGCACAATTATATTTTGAAAATGCATGTGAATACATGGGTACAATAAGGATGTGGTGTTTTTCTTGTCAGGTTGTGGAACAAATCAGCAAAGTACAGGGTGTAAAGAAAGTCCTAGTGGCTCAGCATGACTCCTACAAAGGTGCCCTTCCAGGTATGTGACATCACAGAAGGTTAATCTGTTGTTCAAGTTTAGTCATATGGGACACTATatactgttgtttttgttgttgttgtttaaataaaagcctGATTCATTATTCAGCTCCACATGTTCACAGCTGATGTTTGGTGTGAGCTGTGAAGAGCATCTATGTATctatgtttgcttttattttgaactttTTTAAAACTGCCTTTTTTTCCACAGAGGAGTTGACTCCACTGATCTTGGCAACACAAAACCAGTTTAACTTTACCCACATCTGTGCGGGTGCATCTGCATTTGGAAAGGTGAGGCACATGTGTCATTTGAGCTTCAATCTAATGACTTGGATGTACAACTAAGAATTCTTGACTGATTATTGTAGTCCAGATGCAGCAAAAG
The genomic region above belongs to Betta splendens chromosome 6, fBetSpl5.4, whole genome shotgun sequence and contains:
- the isl2a gene encoding insulin gene enhancer protein isl-2a — protein: MVDILLNTSFLDDMGDHSKKKSGIAMCVGCGSQIHDQYILRVSPDLEWHAACLKCAECSQYLDESCTCFVRDGKTYCKRDYARLFGIKCAKCNTGFCSSDLVMRARDNVYHMECFRCSVCSRHLLPGDEFSLRDDELLCRADHSLLVERASAGSPLSPGNIHTRPLHISDPVSVRHPPHHRNHVHKQTEKTTRVRTVLNEKQLHTLRTCYNANPRPDALMKEQLVEMTGLSPRVIRVWFQNKRCKDKKKSILMKQLQQQQHNDKTNLQGLTGTPLVAGSPIRHDNAVQGNPVEVQTYQPPWKSLSDFALQSDLDQPAFQQLVSFSESGSLGNSSGSDVTSLSSQLPDTPNSMVPSPVDT